The nucleotide window ACACTAACACTTTCACTTTTATTCTACCTCAaacatcatcttctaaattttgTGCCCCACCCCAATGCGAATTATTATTTACAAAGATGAGaataacaaatgccgcaaggGAAAGAAACAACACTCTCATTTGCCAGACACAAGTACACAACCCATCCAACTTTAATCAGCCACATTAATgccaattactaattaaacaaCTACACATCTGTCCAAAAACACtcaataaatatttcaaattggTAAGTGCTTTGTATAATTGGTAAAATAGAATTAATACCAATTGTAAATAGTACCAAATTCAATCAAGTGCACAGCATTAAACGACATTCAACAAGATTAAACAACAAAAAGATATCATTAAACTACTCATCTGTCCAACAACATTATATAGGCTTTTCATGCTCCATTCTTCCACACAATGCCAATTCTGATCACAGCATTAAAAGGCAGaagaatataattaaaagaaatctTAACATTATTACCTCCTTAAGCCAGGAATGATAAGTGTCCCTAATGTTTGCCCTTCTCCATGCACGTAGATCAAATATGTTCATCCCATAAGCCCATGCGCATTCATCAGGATTCAAATGCTGTGCAATGAGAGGATGGGAGAAATTGAAATAATTTCTAAATCTCTTGGACATCACCCATTTGTCCTCACCTATACATGTCTCTACAGCTCCATTCACCTTCCCCTCAAGGTCAATATCCCAAAGAGGAGCCAGATCACGCTGAATTACCACATCATCATCCAAAAACACCACCTTGTCCAGATTTGGGAATAACTGCACCAAACCATGCCAGAATAAGTGTTAACCACTTGATAAAGGAAAACTACCTTAAAAGAAACTCAGACTACACTATCATAACAAATCGAGAACATATGAAAGAACGTCATGCTGCATTATCAAAATGAGCATACCCCATAAACAATAGATAACCTACAAAGAAGTGACAAATAAAGAACCTGCCTGGGCCAAGAAATAAAAACATGGGCAACACCACTAAAGATATAGATACACAGAAGTAGAAAACCAACAATCTAAACTCCATGAAGGCCTAGATGAAATTTAAAGGGCACCTGAAGATAGGCAATATGAATCAATTTACTAGCACGTTCTGAAATAGTTCTATCAAACACTCCAGCATAGTTGCAGTAGAGAAACAGAATAATTAGTTGGTCAATTAATATTTCCTACATCCTCTTTTATGGAAGTGACAACATGCAATTACCCGGAacagtttttcttttttcatatcTCTCTCCTCATCACACGGCCCCCTTTGATATCGCTCTATCTTCTGTTCTTAATATTTTGTGTCTCCACATATTGCAAGTATTAGAAAAACGAAGAAAGTATTAGTTacttgataaataaatagtgcatCCTTCAGCACCATTGTTCTCAATCTAATAGGTACTCGATAGGGAATGTAATAACAATATTCTCCAATTTCTTGAACTATTAATTTAAGCAACTCAATGTAGTCGcatattatatgttttttagtCTTTGGATTTCTAATTAAAgggaaattgatttttattatagAGCAGAAATACTGGATGCTTCAGATGGGAACTTctagaaagtaaaaaaaaatacttgacATAGGAACCAAAAAAATTCATACAACCGTCTAACACAGAAGTCAACAAAATTATTACTGACGCCCGTTATGTATATTTTTGCAAATCACTCAAGATAACGCAATTGTTAGAGAAGAGCCTATTTGGTGTCCTAATATACTCTAACCATCCCATTGAGTTTTCCCAAATTGCATGAAGGGAAATCCCTTTCACTACCCCTTTATGACTACCTTTTACACACACACAGAGAGAGCTTGATTACAACAAGGAATGCACAAGACATTGAAGTCTAggtttcattaaaaaaaaactgaagaGAAGAAAAGCATAACAAAGATGTATTGTCCATACTCCTTAATGGAAAGATGGTGAAAACAATGATGGAAGAAACATGCAACAATCCACTATTCCAAATGCTtacttctttcctttttttaatgTACGTGTATATTGGAGGGGGACAGAAGGTGCAGGGGTTGGGCGGGGATGGaggaaataaaaaaggaaaatgaaatGAGCTTGATAAAGTGCTagacaacaaaaacaatattttcgAAGTTTGATTAGCCTCGGGTCTCCCAACATTCGGCAACCATTATCCCTTATCTTTTCTTGTAAGTCAGCATTTCTACTCATGCTACTTCTAGACTCCCCTCCATCCATAAAGTGTAAAGGATCCAACATCTAGAAAAATAAAGCAGCAGAGTTTGACAAGAAAAGATCCTTGCATATGACAATTACCTCAGGCAAATAGATCCGGATGTGGTTGAGCAATGAAATGTACTTCGGACTCCTTGCCTGTAATTTTGAAGCAAAACTTCGTGGAGTAGTCTCACTGAGGTTGGCTCCTGCCACATGATTACCATGGTAGTAATTCCGGATTCCGTTATGGCTTTCTATGGCTTCAAGAACTGGAATGTTCTCTCGTGTCAACCACTCAAACTGGTGAACACCCTTCACCTCAACAATAGCAGGTGAAACGGAGTTTAGAGCAAACCAAGAATGCATGCCAGCATAAGTTTTCTTGTCAGTGATAACATGAAACACAATCTTCTCAGGTTTCAAGGATGATTGAACAGCAGAATTAACCACAACAGAAGCAGCTAGAATATTATCCGTGGACAAAACAAAATGGTACATAGAGTTGTCAGAAAGCAGAGGGAGCAACTCCGGAGGAGGCAACTGTTTCCGAGCATGAGCATTAGAAGAGTATTCATCTGTCAAACGCAAAGACAAACAATGGATGCCTTTGGGAATTGAACTAGCAGCAAAGTGTTTGTTCATCAGCTCTGCAAACTTGGCTTCCCTAATTTCTCTTTCAAGTTTCTCCATCTGTTAAGTAACAAAGATTCTATAAACAAGCCCTTCAAGAGCAATGGAACTCAAACCATATTCACACCTCAATATCTacactaaataaaaatacatggGAATTAATGGCAATAATGTTATGAATTCTATAAAGTGTAGATAGTGTTGTAATAATCTATTTTTGTGACGGGGCAAATTAGATATATTACACTAAAGTTAATTAGATAGAGGTTATGCCCCTAATGCATGTGTTGCAACAATTCTCATTTAAGTAAAAAAGACATTTCTCTTGGTTCTCATAAGTCTCTATAAATAGACATAAAGGAAAAAAGATATGATGCGATATCATTTTATAAAGAAGTTACACTTTTATCTCCATATCCTTATCATTGGAGACTTAAGGGGAAATCACaatcaaatataaaacattGCATTCAAAAGGTTTAAATTAAGCTTCCAATCTAGAGGTTTTCCGACATTATACATCGCCACTATGGATCATAAACAAGGTATGTTCGTGATGCCCTTATATACTATTTCAATGGATTTACATGTGTTTCTGAACATTAATGTTAAAGtataaattttaacaaaaaacatCTAATACTTTAAAGATGTGACCCCATCTTAATTTGGCTCATGTCTTAAGATATGACAATGTTTTACTCCTTTACATGGGCTTGGAATGTGCTAATGAAGTGCAAAATGCAAAGTTATGCCTTGTATCGTGTTTTGAACCGTTCGTACAAAACTAAACGGAAACGCGATTCGAAACTCTACATTAACGTTTCTCATTTTTCAGTTGTGATCAAGATTGAAAAACGTCTTTTTTCTTCCGCCGTTATAGTTatattatatttgacttttgtGATACAAGACTTTTGTTTATGATTGATGTTATGATTATATTTCCTACTTATGATTAATTTATTTGGAAAATATCATGGCCCTATCTTAGCTTGCATTGGATAAAATTCCGATTACTAAGTTTCCGAAATATTAAATTCGAGttttttgtttcttgttttttttctcGTAGAGTTGAATTTCGTTTCGTTTAACATTGGTCATAGCACTCGTTGGTGGAGATCGTCAAGATACTATATGGTAATAAAATTGATTATATAGTGTATTTTAATATCTAAACTACAGATTTACCCCTTTGAAAAAGTTATCATCCTCCTAAAGCCAGGATAGACTAACTTCCCAAGATGCTTAGTGCTTCCAGATTAATCAATTATACAGAATTAGGAAACTGTGATGAAGATAAATTACCAAAGGAAATATTTAATGATGAAAAAGTTTAAGGAATTTTCAAGTTTACACTTGAAAATCAAAAGGCAAAATATGACGATTGTCCTCTGCTGTTgacaaaatgattattttaaaatagttcaaattatCATCACAAAGACTCTTGTGATTCTCACctttaataaaaagaaacagGAGATATTCCTTCACTACCTtcacattttattaatttttcttttgaacaATGACACAACTAACAACTAAAAGTATCATATTAATCTAACCAGCAAGGAAAGCATTTGGGAAATAAAAAAGTCTCAAGTCACAAGTGGACCTAGATTGTTGAAACTTCTTTTCATATTAAACTAATGTACTAGAGCTCTTCGTGTATGGATAAAGTTTTTTCAGCAACAAAGAGTCTggaaaaatgttaaaatcaCTCCTAAGTTCAACACAAAGTAATTGAGGATGCACTAGAAAAGAAGTTTCATGCgacaaaatataattatgaCACCGCAAACACTCTCGGAgtgaataattttattagtaAAGTTACatcttcaaatattttttaaacggGAATAAAG belongs to Amaranthus tricolor cultivar Red isolate AtriRed21 chromosome 17, ASM2621246v1, whole genome shotgun sequence and includes:
- the LOC130804018 gene encoding probable galacturonosyltransferase 13 isoform X1; translation: MQLHLSPSMRSITISSSNNNGFVDSMKIKVAARHFSYRHLFYLILFCACFLPFVFILTAYATLEGVNKCSSFDCLGRRFGPRLLGRDDSEVLVRDFHKILHEVNCEEIPPDLKLPESFNQLVSDMKSNQYDAKTFGFILKGTMEKLEREIREAKFAELMNKHFAASSIPKGIHCLSLRLTDEYSSNAHARKQLPPPELLPLLSDNSMYHFVLSTDNILAASVVVNSAVQSSLKPEKIVFHVITDKKTYAGMHSWFALNSVSPAIVEVKGVHQFEWLTRENIPVLEAIESHNGIRNYYHGNHVAGANLSETTPRSFASKLQARSPKYISLLNHIRIYLPELFPNLDKVVFLDDDVVIQRDLAPLWDIDLEGKVNGAVETCIGEDKWVMSKRFRNYFNFSHPLIAQHLNPDECAWAYGMNIFDLRAWRRANIRDTYHSWLKENLNANLTMWKLGTLPPALIAFKGHVHPIDPSWHMLGLGYQNKTNLESVKKAAVIHYNGQSKPWLPIGFDHLRSFWTKYVNYSNDFIRNCHILET
- the LOC130804018 gene encoding probable galacturonosyltransferase 14 isoform X2 yields the protein MQLHLSPSMRSITISSSNNNGFVDSMKIKVAARHFSYRHLFYLILFCACFLPFVFILTAYATLEDCLGRRFGPRLLGRDDSEVLVRDFHKILHEVNCEEIPPDLKLPESFNQLVSDMKSNQYDAKTFGFILKGTMEKLEREIREAKFAELMNKHFAASSIPKGIHCLSLRLTDEYSSNAHARKQLPPPELLPLLSDNSMYHFVLSTDNILAASVVVNSAVQSSLKPEKIVFHVITDKKTYAGMHSWFALNSVSPAIVEVKGVHQFEWLTRENIPVLEAIESHNGIRNYYHGNHVAGANLSETTPRSFASKLQARSPKYISLLNHIRIYLPELFPNLDKVVFLDDDVVIQRDLAPLWDIDLEGKVNGAVETCIGEDKWVMSKRFRNYFNFSHPLIAQHLNPDECAWAYGMNIFDLRAWRRANIRDTYHSWLKENLNANLTMWKLGTLPPALIAFKGHVHPIDPSWHMLGLGYQNKTNLESVKKAAVIHYNGQSKPWLPIGFDHLRSFWTKYVNYSNDFIRNCHILET